One Aegilops tauschii subsp. strangulata cultivar AL8/78 chromosome 2, Aet v6.0, whole genome shotgun sequence genomic window, GAAGGGTAAAATGATTAGTTTTCTTTAGTTGAGCAACAAATCTCTAAGGGTGAGTTGGTTGTGGTGGTGCGCTTTGGTGCCAAGGAGTTGTGGGTTCGAATCTCACATGTGCAATTTTTTTTATCATGTGGGTCGTTCGGGACGAGGAGGTATGAAGGTAGGGGATCGGTTGGTACTTTTTGCAATCTGCCACACGGTTGACAGATATCACAGTCCATGTTTTTCCATGAACCAGAACATAATGGCGTCCTAAACAATGCTCATTAGGCCTGTTAGGCAAAAACATACTGTACAATCTCGTTTTCTATCATTTTGGTGGCTGTTTTCATGCCTAAAACGCTGTATTTGAAGCCGACCGAGTATTTTGCTATCTAGTAACTATTTTATCCTTGTGGTAAACAGAAGCTGAAGATCCAAGATTCCAAGGGTGTGAGCTTGAGGGATATCTAAGACTTAGATCCAAAACTAGACGTATACTTATTCATGGACGAAGGAAGTACTATGATACTCACACAAGTGCATTTCTCGTAATTTTCTTCTATAGTGGGTTCTCGTTACCACACGAACACCCCGCAGCTAAAACAGACAAGTGATTTTGTTTGCCAGATTGACCTATCAGATGTTTCAATTCCAAAATGAAGAATTCCCTACAGATCGCCTTTGGCGAATGCACTTGCTGCCACTGCCCGCCGCTGCACAGCTCCTCCTCGGcaaatgccccccccccccccccccccccccccccctctcccaaTTGACTTGCCAACCCGGCACGGGGAAGTTGATGTTTCACAAACAATGGCGCTGTATGCCTTTGATGATGATTTGGTATTTGGTACTGTCATATTCGATTGGATTCAAAAGATTGCGTGGAGTGAGCAGAAGTTGTATTCGAACAACTTCAGGTCTTCAGTACATCAGCACTGTCTAGTGTTCTTTCATCAAAGCTTGGAAGTTGGAGCGTCCGTGAATCTTCCGAAGACAAAGAAGCGTGCGCaggttttttttttgcgaataaaGAAAAAGATGGGCCGCGTGGTTGGGCTTACGCTCGCGCAGAGGGGCCCAAATGGCGACCACGAGCGCATCACACTGTTCGGGGCTTTCCTCCTCGCCGATTTTTTTCGTAGCGCTGGACGGCAGCGACGGTGCGCCGATGAGCCGGACGCGGCGCGCCTCCGGCCCTCCGGCAGGGCTACGAATTGCTCGGCGGTGCGGAGTCCCAGCTTTGAACCCCTTCTAATTCGACAGGTGCGCTCGCCTTCTCGCCTCCGGTTAATAATCCCCTTTTGTCTCCGATTAATCTCCGGCCTGAGGCTGAGCGCCGCCGTAGCTCTGGGATCTGAAGACCCTGGAAGCGTCCTGGGGCTAACTCTTTTCAAATATGGCTATGCATTTAGACATATATAGGTCCGTTCAGTTCGTCAGTTCGTGGTTGTATGAGATGGGTACTCTGTAGTGTTCAGTTAATGGCCAATTGCGATCTACTCCCTccatatttgtctttctagaaatttcaacaagtgactatatacggagcaaaataagtgaatctacactctaaaatatatcTATATACTCCGTATGTGGTAGCCCATttgaaatctttaaaaagacaaatatttagaaacggagggagtacttgacaAGTAGGAAGCAGAAATTCCAATATTTCTGGTGTCGAGTAAACCACAAATTTCAGGCCCGAATTTTAGCATGCTGCTGCATGGCGCGTTCTTAGTTTAAAATCGCTTATGGTAAGACTCCTCGCGTCCAATGACTAAAGTGGATGGTTCTTAGTCTCTTAGCTAGAAGATCAGTGCCAGTTAATGACTGTTTTGGATCTGGACTGAAGTGGTTGCCTCGTGAGTACTCACTTACCACACCATTTACTAGTGCCAAACAATATCCTTATAAGGCTTAAAATTTAAAATACGATGAGTTGGTGTTGAAGCCTCACAGCCTGACAATGCACAACTACCATGTCATTTCATATTCAATCACAAATCAGAATCATCATCTTCCATATATCCATGGTCTTACAACACTAACCCAGCCATTATTTAAGTTACCCTCATCATGTCGTGGCACAATGTCTACTTGTCAAATTTCATGGGATCTCCTTGGATTGCAATGAATAACTCACCAATATGGTGAGCCAATGGGAAGTTCCAGTATAAACCAGTAGTAGAATATCATCTAAATACATGTTCAGGTGACACTGCTGATGCCTCATAACTGCTCATGGCCCATCAATCCTTTTGCTATAGCCACAAGCACGGATAGAGGTATGTTGTGCTCCATGATTCCTGCATCACCCAAGAAGAACCTGTAGTTTTCAGCCCTTGAAGGTGTACGCTCTACCCTTACCAGTGCTTCCATCATCTGGCATTCGTTGAAACAGTTAACGTAGACTGGATTGCATTCCATCATGTATATGGCATGTTGAACTACGACCCTCCTGATTCCTAGACAATGAGCACTGGGTACCATATTTGAGTTAAGTGCACTGACAAGCCTCTGTATAAAACTTTCCTTTATCTGATTATGCTCTAGCCCTCGCACAAAGTCTTCTGGAATGACATTACATATTTGTGAACTAAGGCCAACAAGGACCTCTAGTTCTCTCCCTTCTGCATCCATTATTCCTTCCAGCACCTGTAGTGGAAATAGGCAATAAACCATGATTAAACTTCAATAATTGTGGCCCTTTTGGTTAAGTGGTAATTCATGATGCTGCCATCTATTTATTAATTGTGTTTTGTACAGCCAGAGATATTCTTTTAAGTCGCAGTGTCAAAATTAGTCAACTGCACGACATAAACTTTAAAAAGCTATGAACACCAGAGGAGATATGCAAATGCGCGTGCATGCAGAAAAAAGAAGTTCAGAATTTTAAGAAAAATGCTAATCCTCCAGTACAATATATATGGGAAATAAAGGGTTGTAGGAACATATGTTAACATTAAGTTACAATATTAACCTCTTATATCGCACTTATAGCTTAAACTGGCACGGCTCACCACTTGCAAAATGCAGGAGACTTCGTTCAGGTCCGAGTTGCCAAGCTGCGGTCgagcatgcacacacatactccgCAACAGGCTTGATGCAATGTACCTGTACATGTCACTGCGGATCATAACAGCGAGTTCCTTGATGAACACATACCCTGGTTCTGCTAACATAAGCAAACAGTTATTGGCACTCTCCATTGCCAGTAGTGCTAGTTCTTGCCCAGCGATCATTCGTAGCAACTGATCTGTATCTGTACTTGAGGGTGCACTTCGGCTGAGAAATGCATCCATCAACCTGCTAATGATCATTGGGATGTGCCCGATCTCCTTCACATTTCCCCCCATAGCAAGGTTTCTAATGAGTTGCGCTGTGAGCTCCCTAAGTTCTTGGCTGCTCCCATTGTTATCCAATATTTCTGCAAGGTTGCTCAAAAGGAAGGGATGTTTTGTAATCATCTGACACATAGTTACACCAAATTTCCCTTTAGTACTTGCAAGTCTTGTCAGCAGCTTCAGTGATGAACATTTCAACAACGTCTGGTGTGTCTCATTGATATTTGTCAAGTCGGTTCTTTTGCTTGTGAACTCTACAATCTTAGAGATGAGGCCAGTTGATCTGCTGATTTCTATACAGTTCTCTATATCTAAGCTAGCAAGCTTGTCAAGAATTAACATGCCTTGTACAGGGAGGAGATCCTGGTCGGTCGATGGCTCCTCCTCTGGAACAGACCAGTGTTTTGTAATCCATCTCCAGCATCTTGGTATATGGGTGTTTTGTTCATCCATGTTAATTGTCTCTCTCGGAATCAAGCAGTATAGTGCCATCTGTTTCAACCATTTAAGTTTTGGGGAGGTCTGTTTGTTCCTGCCAACTTGCTGAATCAGATTATCTTGTTTTGCCTCAGGGCTACCAATGTCCAAAAGAGGATCCTTTATATTTTGTCCGTGAACAATGTCCAAAAGTGAGGCTATGAACTGCATTGCCCCAGGGATAGAGACAACTCGGAGGTTATCAGCGAGCTCGACCATGACATTCGTGGCAAATGATCTAATATCTTTATCCTGTTCACTTGTCCAGCCCAACATGTCTATCAAGCAGGTCACAGTCTTCGTGTAAGTGGTGAGCTCCAATATAGCATTACTCTTTAGTGACTCCTTTTTCAGAAAACTGTGCAATATCTTAAGCCCATAGAGTTGCATCTTGCGTGAGTCTGACTTTAAATAATCCATCGCAAATATGACGAGGCTGGTCTTCTCTTGGGCAAGCATAGCACGTTCCATGCATCTGTTGAAGGCATATGTGTAGTACAAATTGACATATTCCACTCCTGGGAGACCTCTAAATCCGGCGTGGCGGATCAGGGATCTTCTTAGGATGAATGAAAAGATCTCAAGGATGCCGGCAACAATATAGAGTATTCCTTGACCAAGCACCATCACATAAAATATTTGGAGAGATGGCACAAGGTTTTTCTTGTCCTCGCGTTTATCATCACCATAGTAGTCATGTGTTATAGATTGAAGGCCCCCCATTGCTAGCCGAGTGCGTAAAACTGCTGCTGGAATCTGGAGGTTGCCAAATGACATCATCAATAGAGCCATTGCGTCTAATATGATAATAATAAGTTTAAAACTTGCTGGAAAACCGATCACCAACATCACTGTCGCAACAAACATGCACAAGTTCGGAATAACTCGATGACAAAATGCTATTTTGCTGCCAAGAGCCCAGTCTGCTAGCTTGATGGTACTTGGGAACCGCAGCCTGCTGATTGTGAGTAGGAGCACTACCACAAGTAGTACCAGGTATACTGTGCAGTTGGCAATTGAGCTGTTTCTTTGAATGTTGAAATCTCTGTCGACCCTATATAGTACAGAGGGACAAAGCAGCATGATTGTAACCATTGGACCCCATAATGATATCGTGGGGCATAGCAGATCGCAAATGTGTTGAATTGCAGCTTCTGGACATAGAATTGCGCCGAACCCAAGTATTACCACTGACAAATTCAGTATGTCTATTGCTTCATGTTTGCCCCATATAAGATCAATTGACATCACAACATTGAAGAAGGATATGAGCAAGATCAGCCCATTCCAGCTAAGAGACCTGAAAGCACCTCTCGTGCGGAAGAACAATTGGTAATCCACCCTGTTGTTGTGGCTGAACATTCTGAAGTACATACATATATGGTACTGTTAGTAAAAAAGGTAACATACAATCAACAAAGTGAAGGCACATGCTCGTATCTAAATCAGAGTGACAATTGTGAAATTGGGACCCTGGAAAACTTATTCTGACAAGATTTTGCAACAGCTCATGATTGCAAAGTTATACTTTAAACTCAATCGATCTGTATCGAAAGTTATCAACTTTTTTAAAGGGTGTATTGAACCAAACCTGAGCAGGATAGGCTTCTTTTGTACTTCTTCCATCCTCATTTAGGCCCCTCTCGTATTTTTGGTCAATTTTGACCATAAAGTTAATTAGAAAACATTGGATTATACTATGCCACAAAATTTATATTAGTATATTCCTATTTGAAAGAAGTTTTGAATAATACATTTTTTATAATATAACTTGTATCAAACAAAAAATTGAGCACAAATCTCCATGTAAAATACCGAAAAAGATTTTCGCTCCGCTTTATATACATGGGCGTAGCTACGTACAGCTAGCCGGTGTCACTGGCACCGGGTCCAACCTACACTTGCTTAAGATAATCCATTGATTTAGTGTGTAGGTCATTGATTTTTGATGTGTTCTTGTATGTGGACACCGGGTAATTTTTTGTCTGGGTCCGCCCCTGTTTATATATATAAAGCAACAACCACTGAACAACTCGAATCAGTCCCATGTATAATCGAATGGTGTAGGAGTTTGTTTGTTTTCAAAGAAAGTCATGCGGGCGCTCTTTAAATGGCACAGGAGGCAGTTAATTCTCATCTAGATGAAAAAAAAAGATGAAATTGAGTAAATCGGTTTCTTTTTATTCAACATCTTTTATGAGTCCAGCACTTATAGCTGGGATTGAAATTGCGTAAACCGGGATTGAACTCCAAGCACGTTTGGTCAAGAaaagaagccccccccccccccctcggcgccgccctcctcTGGCGACCAGGGTGAACCCTAACCGCTAGcaagcaccgccgccgccctcccccgcgtcgccgccgtcggagggccggccggcgaagccgcgccggacccaggaaggcggcggcggggcggatcTGACCCCCTCGCGCTCCGTCAACATCCCGCGCGACGACGACCCCGCCCCCCTGCGGCGGCCGCCTCCTGCCGGCCCGGCGGGGCTACGGGTGTGCCCTGGGCGAGCTGGGCGGCCGGATCCGGCGTCCCTTGTCGGCCAGCCCCCCGCACGGCTCCGGGCGTGCTGCCCCTCCCCGTCCCCGTGCTCCTTTCTGGGCCTCGCAGGCGCCCCCCATCCTAGCTGCTGCACCCCTCCTGCCGGCTGGTCGAGCGGCGCAGCCATCCCCTCCCCCCGGCGGCGCGGCCCAGTCTGCCGCTGGTGCTGCTGCTGGCCGCATTTGGGTGCGGGATTTGCGCCGGTTTTGCGGGGTGCACGCGGTCTGCCTCGTGTTGACACCCTCTCCTTCGGCCCCTCCTATAAGCATGGTGACGGCTCTTGTGCGGCGGTGGTGAGGCTTCAGTGGTAGCGGCTGGCGCGGTGCACCTCGCGGCGGGTGTTTGTTGGCGTTGCTTCGGCCCCGGCGGCCTCGGACCTACGTTCTCCGGTGTCCTTGGCTTGCGGGTGTTCTCTGCCGGGCGGCTCCGGCTTTGGCAACCAGTGGCTGCGTTCCTTCCAGGTCGCTTGGTTTGCCGTTGACCCGACGGGTCCGGCCACGACAGCTTGGATTTGCGCCCTCCAGTCCTAGCTTGTCGGCGTTGCCGGTCGCCGTCGCCTCCCCTCGCGATGGTCCTTGCTTCGTTGCCAACCCTATTATGTATGCCTTAAAGCTTCCCTCTTTTGCTAGAACCGTTGCTCGTAGGTCCGAAGGCGGTGCCACCCATCGGCGGCAGGTGCAGCCCCACCACACCCCTTCGGCTTGGTTCCGGTTAGCGTTGGCTCCCTCATCTTCAATACCACATTTGGCGGCTATGGGATTGCTCAGCTCAGGCCAGGGAGAAATCCCTGCTCGGCTTGCCGGTGCTGGCAGCGGCGGCGCCCGCGGGTGTCTTTTCCTTCTTGGAGGCGCTGTCATGGCCTTCAGCTGTGCCCCTCTTCGAGCTCATGGGAAACCCTAGGTCCGACTGCTTCGGACTGGATGGCTAAGACGTTTCGGCGTCATGTTCCTTTTTGAAGGCGCCATCTTGCTTGCTCGCGGTGTCCCCGGTGTTGGCTTTGGTGATGTTGGGACTCATTGTTGGCTCGGCTCTGTCGGTTCGGTCTTGGTTGGTTTAGCTGTGTTGTTTCCCCTTTTCGGGTCGAGCATCCCTTGTCTGTCTGCTCCGGGCATCATGTTCACGCCTGTGTGCGTTCGTGTAATGTGTTGTACCCCTCGCTGTACTCGTTCTACTTCTTCTATCAATGAAATGATACACAAGCTTTGCGTATCGTGAAAAAATGAGTCCAGCACTTATTTTGCTTCACTTGCTGCTACAATGAAATTCGCCGAAAGGAAAATAACGGAAGAGTTTATTTTGCGACATGCAGTAGTTTCGTGCGTACCTCAAAGCTTCTAGGAAAATTATGACCGTCGAGACCAAGAAATCACTGTCGAGGTCGCTGGAGTAGCCGCCGAGCAGGACGACGGTGCCCCAGGTGAAGGCCAGCGTGCCCAAGGCATTGCCGAGCCTCTCGATCAGCACAACGAAGCGAACGAAGCGATTCAGCCCCATCTCCGGTGccgcagcggccttgccggcggGGGGATCCGCCGGCATCTGTACGCGGTGCTCCGCGACGTTCGCCATTACAGCAGCAGCGAAACGAACACTGCCACACACGCACGGGTCGGCGACTCGACTCCACAATATACAGCTGCTTGGTGCCTTGTTGGTGAATCCGTTGTTCTCGGGATTCTCCCCTAAAGTATATCCGCAGACATCCTGTTTCTCCAGGTAACCGAATGCTATCTCGAAGAAACAAAAGATAAACCAAGGCTGGCCGGCCGCAAGCTGATGTTTTCATCGTCCAGACTCGCGAGAGCATAGCTGCGCAGGTCGCTGTCCAAGTGTCGAGTGTTGTGTTCAGCCAGAACACTCGACCTGCAGGCTGCAGGGCACGTAAACAAACGGCAGATCGAGCCGCATGAGACAAGAAAACTCGAGGAAATCTCCACGGAGACCACGCACGGACGTAGCACGCGCAGCCTAGTCGAGGACGATGGTCGTTATCCAACTATAGTCATCTAAAAGGCGACGCAGTACTTGGTGCTCGATCGTCGAGCAGCGAATGGTCCACGTCACAAAGATTCCACACGGCCATCGCGTGGACGCCTGGGAGTCTCCCACGTACTCTAGGCCCCGCAACTTTGTAAGGGCATCTTCAACGCTGACCTACAAATTTGCTTCGATATCCGTTTGCGGACATGAATGTTAGAGCCGGCCATCCAGTGCTACCTGCATACATTTCAGGTCGAGTTTTGATTTAACGGACGAAACTCATGCAAACCAGTTGATATTCATCAAAGTTTGGGAAAAAAAATAACACAAATCATCCATACATAGCATGCAAATAAGTTTAGTACAATAATGTCTCAAATTCGATgttcaacaagtttgattggtaCAAAAATCATATGATTGGTGCACGGCTCTTCATCAAGGCTTCCGAAGACATCAATATGGATGGATGTCCGTGATTTTCCTTTTCCAAACTAACAAAACGTGTGCACTCACCGCCAGGGCGCGAATCCGTGGTCAGGGGCAGACCTACATTGAGGTGAGTGGGGGCCTGAGCCCCCACTCAAAATTTGAAATTCTACTAAGATTTGCTTGTATTTTCTGAAAAATATGcttaaattctttgaactttATAGAATATGCCCCCACTCAAGTAGTTTGCCCCCAGTCAAAATACGTTCTAGGTCCGCCACTGTCCGTGGTCGGCCGAACGTTCGAACCGACGGTATTTATAATGGGCCGCGTGATTGGGCTCACGCGCACGCAAAGGGGCCCAAACGGCGACCACCAGCGAGCAGCTCGACACACGTTCGTTCCCCATAGGAAAAAGAAAATCCCAACAACCCGTCCAAAAAAATCCCAACACTCACGGCTCTAGGGTGCTTGGCGCCGATGAGCCGGACGCGGCACAACCAGCCTCTCTGGTAGGGATACGAATCGCTGGGCCACGTGGAAGTCGCGCCCCAGCTTTGAACCCTTTCTGATCTGACAGGTACACTCTCGCCTTATCGCCTCTAATTAATCCCTTCTTATCTTCGACCTGAGCACCGGGCTCTGACAATCTTGGAAGTCATCGTACACATATATTGTTTCAGTTCATTGGAGATGGGCACTTTGGAAAAAAATTATATGAGACCAGGTCTCACGGGTAAGCAGGTGAGACCCATCCTGATGGATGACACGTGGCATTCACAAATCATAAAGCATCTAATCTCTCCCCCCCTGATTTCAAGTGGGTGTGGGATAAATGCTTTAAGATTTGTAAATACCACATGTCATCCATTAGGGTGGGTCTCACATGCTAACCCGTGAGACCTGGTCTCATATAATTTTTTTCCGGCACTTTGTAGTGTTCAGTTAATTGCCAATTACGTTCTAGGAAGCAGAAATTTCAATATTTGTGGTGTTCGAGTAAACAAAAAAAAATGTCCATGCTACTACGTGGTGGGTTCTTAGTTAAAATAGATTTTGCTAAGGATCCCTTCCATCCATGATCAAATTGCATGGTTCTTTGTCAGGATCAGTGCCATCTACTGTATTTGGGAAATTAGCAGGATGAACTTTAATGAGCGTTTGAGATCTGGACTGCAGTGGGTGCCTTGTGGCTGGTGAGTACTCAATCACCACACCATTCACCGGTGCCAAACACCCCCCGTTGTAAGGCTTAAAATTTAGAAGACCATTGAATTGGTCTTATGGAAACCCCACACCCTGACAATGCGCAACTACCAAGACGTTTCATTTTTAATCGCAAAGCAGATTCATCATCTTTCATGTATCCATGGTCTTACAACACTAACACATCCATTATTTAAGGTGCCATCATCATGGCAGTACAATGTCGACATGTCAACACAAATCAACAGCTTAATATCAACTCTAATTTCATGGGATCTCCTTGGATTGCAATGAGTAGCTCGCTACTATGGTGAGAAAACTGAGTCTGCTAGTCCCAATATAGGCCAGTAGTACAATACCATCTAAATACATGTTCAGGCGACACCGCTGATGCCTCATAGCTACCCACGTCCCATCAGTTCTTTTGCCCTAGCCACAAGTGCAGATAGAGGTATGCTATGCTCCATGAGTCCTGTATCACCCGAGAAGAACCTGTAATTTTCAGCCCTTGAAGTTGTACGCTCCACCATTAGCAGTGCTTCCATCATCCAGTATTTGTTGAAACAGTTGGCATTGCCAGGATTACACTCCATCATGtatatgacatgttcaactatCACCCTCCTGATTCCAGGAGAATGAGAGGTGGGTATCATATTTGAGTTAAGTGCATTAACAAGCCTCTTTATAAATCTTTCCTTAATCTGACCATGCTCTAGTTCTTGTGCAAAATCTCCTGGAATGGCATTGCATATTTGTGAACTAAGGCCAACAAGAACCTCCAATTCTGCCCCTTCTGCATCCATTATTCCTTCCAGCACCTGTAATGGAAATAGCTAAGGTATGTAAGCCATGATTAAACTTCAGTAACACAGTTAGGTAGAATCCATGTATTTCTTTAGTTGTGTCGTGTATAGAAGTATGTCAGTGGTAATTGACGATGTTGTCATCTATTTACTAGAGTGATCTTTTAAATGAATGCTAAATAGAATGTTGCAATAATATGTGTAAATATTAAGGTACAATATCCACCTCTAATATTGATATTGCACATATAACCAAGATTTGCAGCGCTCACCTCTCTCGTAATGTAGGAGATTTCCTTCAGGTCCGAGTTGCCAATCTCAGGTTGGGCATGGACACACATATTCTGCAACAGGCTTGAAGCTATGTACCTGTACCTGCCACTATGGATCATAATTGTGAGTTCCTTGATGAAGACGGACCCTGCTTCTGCTAACATAACCAGACAGTTATTGACACTCCCCATTGCCAGTAGTGCTAGTGCTTGCCCAGCGTTCATTCGTAGTAACTGATCTGAATCTGCACTTGAGGATGCGCCTTCACTGAGAAATGCATGCATCAACCTGCTAATGATAATTGGGATGTGCCCGATCTCATTATTTACATTTCCATCCATGGCAAAGTTTCTAACGAGTTCTGCGGTAAGCTCCCTAAGTTCTTGGCTGCTCCCTCTGTTATCCAAGATCTCTGCAAGGTTGCTCCAAAGGAAGAGATGTTCTGTAATCTTCTGACGCAAAGTTACACCAAATTTGCCTTTAGTACCTGCAAGTCTTGCCAGCAGCTTCAGTGATGAACGTTTCAGCAGTGTCTCGTGTGTCTCATCAATATTTTTCATGTCAGTCCTGTTGCTTGTGAACTCTACAATCTTTGAGATGAGGCCAGTTGCTCTGCTGATTTCTACACAGTTCTCTAGATCGAAGGTAGCAAGCCTTTCAAGAATCAACATGCCTTGTACAGGGAGGAGATCCT contains:
- the LOC109782137 gene encoding uncharacterized protein, producing the protein MALYCLIPRETINMDEQNTHIPRCWRWITKHWSVPEEEPSTDQDLLPVQGMLILDKLASLDIENCIEISRSTGLISKIVEFTSKRTDLTNINETHQTLLKCSSLKLLTRLASTKGKFGVTMCQMITKHPFLLSNLAEILDNNGSSQELRELTAQLIRNLAMGGNVKEIGHIPMIISRLMDAFLSRSAPSSTDTDQLLRMIAGQELALLAMESANNCLLMLAEPGYVFIKELAVMIRSDMYRYIASSLLRSMCVHARPQLGNSDLNEVSCILQVVLEGIMDAEGRELEVLVGLSSQICNVIPEDFVRGLEHNQIKESFIQRLVSALNSNMVPSAHCLGIRRVVVQHAIYMMECNPVYVNCFNECQMMEALVRVERTPSRAENYRFFLGDAGIMEHNIPLSVLVAIAKGLMGHEQL